The Chitinophaga parva genomic sequence ATTTACTAACGACCACCAAAACCTGTAGGTATGTTCAACAGACGATGGCCGCTTTGCATGCTGGCGCTCCTTTGCCTGGCGCTGCAGCCTCCCGGCCGTAAAAAACACCAGAAAGTGATCATCGGCTATGTGGGCGGCTACAAGGGCCTGGCCAATACTTACAATATTGCGGCGGAAAAGCTCACGCATATCAATTATGCGTTTGTGAACGTGCAGCATAACCGCGCTGTGCTGGGTAATGAAGCCACGGACACGGTGAACTTCCGCAATCTTAATGCCCTCAAACAAAAGAACCCCGACCTGAAACTGATGATCTCCATTGGAGGATGGGCCTGGAGCGAAAATTTCTCCGATGCGGTGCTCACGGACACGTCGCGCAAGGCGTTCGCCGCCAGCGCAGTGGACATTGTGCGCCAATACAAGCTGGATGGGGTGGACATTGATTGGGAGTATCCCGCCATTCCCGGTGAGGAAGGAAACATCTACCGCCCGGAAGACACGCATAATTACACGTTGATGTTCCGCGACCTGCGGGCCAGCCTGGATTCCCTCGAAAAGGAAGTGGGCAGGCACCTGTTCCTTACTTGTGCAGTGGGCGCCTCCAAAGACTTTGTAGACCATACAGAAATGGGCCAGGCAGCGCCTTACCTGGATTATGTAAACCTGATGACCTACGATAATTATGGCGGCCCTGCTGCCGGGCATCATACCAGTTTATATCCTTCCAGGGCATATGCGGGACATGGCTCCGCGGATAGTACCGTACAGTGGTTCACCGCGGCGGGCGTGCCTTACAACAAGCTGGTGATGGGTATTGCGTTTTATGGCCGGGGCGCCATCGTGGCGGATACGGGCACCCGTGGCCTGGGAGATGCCACTGTGCGCAACACAAGAGCCGGTGGTTATACTTTCCTGAAAGACAGCCTGGTAAATAAGAACGGC encodes the following:
- a CDS encoding glycoside hydrolase family 18 protein produces the protein MFNRRWPLCMLALLCLALQPPGRKKHQKVIIGYVGGYKGLANTYNIAAEKLTHINYAFVNVQHNRAVLGNEATDTVNFRNLNALKQKNPDLKLMISIGGWAWSENFSDAVLTDTSRKAFAASAVDIVRQYKLDGVDIDWEYPAIPGEEGNIYRPEDTHNYTLMFRDLRASLDSLEKEVGRHLFLTCAVGASKDFVDHTEMGQAAPYLDYVNLMTYDNYGGPAAGHHTSLYPSRAYAGHGSADSTVQWFTAAGVPYNKLVMGIAFYGRGAIVADTGTRGLGDATVRNTRAGGYTFLKDSLVNKNGFKEFHDGEAKASYLFNPTTHTFISYDDEWSVKNKCEYVLTHNMGGVMFWEYDSDLKLYLLNQINKSLP